A stretch of the Bordetella genomosp. 8 genome encodes the following:
- a CDS encoding phosphodiesterase encodes MLIAQLSDLHIRLPGQKAYRVVATDAYLPPAVAAVNAQRPRPDIVVISGDLTDFGRPAEYAHLKHMLDALEMPYLLLPGNHDDRDVLAEVFVEQPSLRGCDGYAQYVVDDYPVRIIVLDTVVPGQSHGALCARRLSWLAGRLAEQPARPTVVAMHHPPFATGIGHMDAIGLLQGADELARIVGRHGNIERILCGHLHRSIYRRFAGTIASTCPSPAHQVALDLRPDAPSAFVMEPPAFMLHEWREGGLVSHLAYIGDYAGPYPFHEDGGLIDE; translated from the coding sequence ATGCTCATTGCCCAGCTCAGCGATCTACACATCCGCCTGCCCGGCCAGAAGGCCTACCGCGTGGTGGCGACCGATGCCTATCTGCCGCCCGCCGTCGCCGCCGTCAACGCGCAGCGCCCGCGGCCCGACATCGTCGTCATTTCCGGTGACCTGACCGATTTCGGCCGGCCGGCCGAATACGCCCATCTGAAGCACATGCTGGATGCGCTGGAAATGCCCTATCTGCTGCTGCCGGGCAACCACGACGACCGCGACGTGCTGGCCGAAGTCTTTGTCGAGCAGCCCTCGCTGCGCGGCTGCGATGGTTACGCGCAATATGTGGTCGACGACTATCCCGTGCGCATCATCGTGCTGGACACGGTGGTACCCGGCCAGAGCCATGGCGCGCTGTGCGCTCGCCGGCTGTCCTGGCTGGCGGGACGCCTGGCCGAACAGCCCGCGCGTCCCACGGTCGTGGCCATGCATCACCCGCCCTTCGCCACCGGCATCGGGCACATGGACGCCATCGGCTTGCTGCAGGGCGCGGACGAACTGGCGCGCATCGTCGGCCGGCACGGCAACATCGAACGCATCCTGTGCGGCCACCTGCATCGCAGCATCTACCGCCGTTTCGCCGGCACCATCGCATCGACCTGCCCCAGCCCCGCCCACCAGGTCGCCCTGGACCTGCGGCCGGATGCGCCGTCGGCCTTCGTCATGGAGCCGCCCGCCTTCATGCTGCACGAATGGCGCGAGGGTGGATTGGTCAGCCACCTGGCGTACATCGGCGACTACGCCGGACCCTACCCCTTCCATGAAGACGGCGGCCTGATCGACGAATGA
- a CDS encoding ABC transporter ATP-binding protein, which translates to MAAIVLEQLTKRYTDTAAVRDIDLNVPEGSFTVLLGPSGCGKSTTLRMIAGLDTPSSGRILIGGRDVTQLPPAQRRIAMVFQSYALFPHLSVRDNILFGLKVRKEPRADHARRLARVAELLGLEKLLDRKPAQLSGGQQQRVALGRAVISEAPVCLMDEPLSNLDAQLRHDMRREIRTLQRQLGITMVYVTHDQTEAMSMADQIVLLRNGAVEQCDTPDGLYARPATEFAARFIGTPPMNLLTLDSVGGMHVVAGTNEPAVAGAPADAVRLGVRPEHIRLAAHASDTVERDQRGHPAVVQGVEYFGADSIVTCAVGANAGVAVRLTGHATVAAGERVQLRWAPERQHFFGPQGLAISS; encoded by the coding sequence ATGGCAGCCATCGTTCTGGAACAGCTGACGAAGCGGTATACCGACACCGCGGCGGTCCGCGACATCGACCTCAATGTGCCCGAAGGCAGCTTCACGGTATTGCTGGGTCCGTCGGGATGCGGCAAGTCCACGACGCTGCGCATGATCGCCGGCCTGGATACGCCCAGTTCCGGCCGCATCCTGATCGGTGGCCGCGACGTCACCCAGTTGCCGCCGGCGCAGCGCCGCATCGCCATGGTGTTCCAGTCGTATGCGCTGTTTCCGCACCTGAGCGTGCGCGACAACATCCTGTTCGGGCTGAAGGTGCGCAAGGAGCCGCGCGCCGACCATGCGCGCCGTCTGGCTCGCGTGGCCGAGCTGCTGGGCCTGGAAAAACTCCTGGACCGCAAGCCGGCGCAGTTGTCCGGCGGCCAGCAGCAGCGCGTCGCGCTGGGTCGCGCGGTGATTTCCGAAGCGCCCGTGTGCCTGATGGACGAGCCCTTGTCGAACCTGGATGCCCAGCTGCGCCACGACATGCGCCGCGAGATCCGTACGCTGCAGCGCCAGTTGGGCATCACCATGGTCTACGTCACGCACGACCAGACCGAGGCCATGAGCATGGCCGACCAGATCGTCCTGCTGCGCAACGGCGCGGTCGAACAGTGCGATACGCCCGATGGACTGTATGCGCGTCCCGCCACCGAATTCGCCGCGCGCTTCATCGGCACGCCGCCGATGAACCTGCTGACGCTGGATAGCGTCGGCGGCATGCATGTGGTGGCCGGCACCAACGAACCCGCGGTGGCCGGCGCGCCGGCCGATGCGGTACGCCTGGGCGTGCGGCCGGAACACATCCGCCTGGCGGCGCATGCATCGGATACGGTCGAGCGCGATCAGCGCGGCCATCCGGCCGTCGTGCAGGGCGTCGAGTATTTCGGCGCGGACTCCATCGTCACCTGCGCCGTCGGCGCCAACGCCGGCGTCGCCGTGCGCCTGACCGGCCATGCGACCGTCGCTGCCGGCGAGCGCGTGCAGCTGCGCTGGGCGCCGGAACGCCAGCATTTCTTCGGCCCCCAAGGCCTTGCCATTTCCTCCTGA